From the genome of Alosa sapidissima isolate fAloSap1 chromosome 14, fAloSap1.pri, whole genome shotgun sequence, one region includes:
- the rpl13 gene encoding 60S ribosomal protein L13, translated as MAPSRNGMILNPHFHKDWQKRVRTWFNQPARKQRRRKARLAKARRIAPRPVAGPLRPAVKCPTIRYHNKVRSGRGFSLEELKAAGINKKVARTIGIAVDHRRRNRSTESLQLNVQRLKEYRSKLILFPRKASAPKKGDSSAEECKMATQLAGPIMPIKNVYKKERARVITEEEKNFKAFASLRMARANARLFGIRAKRAKEAAEQDVEKKK; from the exons ATGGCCCCCAGTCGGAATGGCATGATATTGAACCCTCACTTTCACAAAGACTGGCAGAAGAGAGTTCGAACATGGTTCAACCAGCCTGCCCGGAAACAGCGCAG ACGTAAGGCTCGTCTGGCAAAGGCTCGCCGCATCGCACCTCGCCCTGTTGCTGGACCTCTGCGACCTGCAGTGAAATGTCCAACAATCAGATACCACAACAAGGTTCGGTCTGGACGTGGGTTCTCACTGGAGGAGCTGAAG GCTGCTGGAATTAACAAGAAGGTGGCCCGCACCATTGGCATTGCAGTGGACCACCGCCGCCGTAACAGATCCACAGAGTCCCTGCAGCTGAATGTGCAGAGGCTGAAGGAGTACCGCTCCAAGCTCATCCTTTTCCCCAGGAAGGCCTCTGCTCCCAAAAAGGGCGACAGCTCT GCCGAGGAATGCAAGATGGCTACTCAGCTTGCTGGTCCAATTATGCCCATCAAAAAT GTGTACAAGAAGGAGAGAGCCCGCGTCAtcacagaggaagagaagaacttCAAGGCTTTCGCCAGCCTGCGTATGGCCCGTGCCAACGCCCGTCTCTTTGGCATCCGCGCCAAGAGGGCCAAGGAGGCCGCAGAGCAGGATGTGGAGAAGAAGAAATAA